A window of Deinococcus sp. YIM 134068 genomic DNA:
AATGCAGAGTTTTTCAAGTGAGCGGGAAACTGAAGCGTGCACTCTGGGTGGCGCCGTAAGTGTTCGGGTGCTGCCGCCGACGAGGGACAGGACCTGTCGCCGCTGCAATATGACCTCCTGTCCTCCTTCGTTCGTCCGGGGCACGCGGCCGTCTTCGGAGACCTGCGCCAGAGCATCCACGGCTACCGCGGCATTCGGGACTGGCAGGTCGTCATCGACGCCCTGGGCACCGGCCAGGAGCAGGTCGAGCAACTTCACCTCACCTTCCGCTCCTCGCAGGAGATCACCGAACAGGCCAACCGCGTGCTGGAGGCTACCGGTTCCGCCCAGCCTCGGGCGCAGGCGGTGCCCCGTCCGGGTCCCCCGGTCCACTTCGTGCGCTACGGGCGTGAGGCGGACCTGGTGCCCCTGCTCGCCCACGAGGTGCGCCGCCTGCAGCGGGAAGGGGCCAGGAACATCGGCATCATCACCCGTTCGCCCGAGGAGAGCCAGGGCCTCTACGAGCGGGTCAAGGACCGCAAAGCCTTTCCCATCGACAGCCGCACCCGTAACTTCGAGAACTACTCGGGGGGCATCGCCGTGGTGCCGATCGGCGTGGCCAAGGGCCTAGAGTTCGACGCGGCCATCCTGATCAGGGCGGACGCGGCCACCTACTCACCTGGCACACCCTATGACGGCCCCCTGCTGTATACGGCCGTGTCCCGCGCCCTGCACCACCTGACCATCTTCGCGGCGGAGGCGTTCACGCCACTGCTGGGCGAGGTTCCCGCGGCCC
This region includes:
- a CDS encoding UvrD-helicase domain-containing protein; amino-acid sequence: MHSGWRRKCSGAAADEGQDLSPLQYDLLSSFVRPGHAAVFGDLRQSIHGYRGIRDWQVVIDALGTGQEQVEQLHLTFRSSQEITEQANRVLEATGSAQPRAQAVPRPGPPVHFVRYGREADLVPLLAHEVRRLQREGARNIGIITRSPEESQGLYERVKDRKAFPIDSRTRNFENYSGGIAVVPIGVAKGLEFDAAILIRADAATYSPGTPYDGPLLYTAVSRALHHLTIFAAEAFTPLLGEVPAAQPGPCPISGLEISPAGFHRPPPHLTGRARKAGQERGPGANHQEMVRTYDGRFDSTPSYEGDGSRENPWHDR